In Eubalaena glacialis isolate mEubGla1 chromosome 4, mEubGla1.1.hap2.+ XY, whole genome shotgun sequence, one DNA window encodes the following:
- the PRR22 gene encoding proline-rich protein 22: protein MQHPKPFYAPAAPQEGFSPRSLDATEGPGSQPAPVCTEPLPTVGSSNMYHPPNLEKEVFPAPPAGFQMAPCGCFFDPRVYRIEWTTSDFGQSSLYNLAAGGPASPGTYFLEAQHCLKAPVPPPPPPLFTHYQPPPAGPRYLMPCFPPEGPGAEALGFVGDGGPPAFAELPPPLIKQGLAPPPPPKESKLPPLLITLPPGAYGPLKGRLTRLDGPCEPLTFPFKEPPPGAGPGPLYPPGPTEPKAAPLGAGESRTPEVARAFMPPEKVMLEDAMKLFDCLPGGAEPAGAPCKPPGPALPDSGGGGDDSSSDIRSLHLPDELLSIDYSVPEILDTVSDVDYFLNFKALDEEPPPGPGGPPAAKPSGKRKAGNSTARKGRQGSKGKQAAVPTSATPLRPRQDLGATPH, encoded by the exons ATGCAGCACCCCAAACCCTTCTACGCACCCGCCGCTCCCCAAGAAGGCTTCAGTCCCCGGAGCCTGGACGCCACCGAAGGGCCCGGCAGCCAGCCTGCTCCCGTCTGCACAGAGCCTCTTCCCACTGTGG GTTCCTCCAACATGTATCACCCCCCAAACCTGGAGAAAGAGGTGTTTCCAGCTCCTCCAGCAG gtttccagatgGCGCCCTGCGGGTGCTTCTTTGACCCCCGCGTCTACCGAATTGAGTGGACCACCTCCGACTTCGGCCAGTCGTCCCTGTACAACCTGGCCGCCGGGGGCCCCGCCTCGCCGGGCACCTACTTCCTGGAGGCCCAGCACTGCCTCAAGGCCCCGGTGCCGCCCCCGCCGCCTCCACTGTTCACCCACTACCAGCCGCCCCCCGCGGGGCCCAGGTACCTCATGCCCTGCTTCCCGCCCGAGGGGCCCGGGGCTGAGGCCCTGGGCTTCGTGGGGGACGGAGGGCCCCCCGCCTTCGCAGAGCTGCCCCCCCCTTTGATCAAGCAAGGCCTggcgcccccgccgccccccaagGAGAGCAAGCTGCCCCCGCTGCTCATCACGCTGCCCCCTGGCGCCTATGGCCCTCTCAAGGGCCGCCTGACCCGGCTGGATGGGCCCTGCGAGCCCTTGACCTTCCCCTTCAAGGAGCCGCCCCCCGGCGCTGGGCCCGGCCCGCTGTACCCACCGGGCCCCACCGAGCCCAAGGCGGCCCCGCTGGGGGCAGGCGAGTCCAGGACCCCTGAGGTGGCCAGGGCCTTCATGCCGCCCGAGAAGGTGATGCTCGAGGACGCGATGAAGCTCTTTGACTGCCTGCCGGGCGGCGCCGAGCCCGCCGGGGCCCCGTGCAAGCCCCCTGGGCCCGCCCTGCCCGACAGCGGGGGCGGCGGGGACGACTCGTCCAGCGACATCCGCTCGCTGCACCTGCCCGACGAGCTGCTGTCCATCGACTACAGCGTGCCCGAGATCCTGGATACCGTGTCCGACGTGGACTACTTTCTCAACTTCAAGGCGCTGGACGAGGAGCCGCCGCCCGGCCCGGGGGGGCCCCCCGCCGCCAAGCCCTCCGGCAAGAGGAAGGCCG